One genomic region from Oscillospiraceae bacterium encodes:
- a CDS encoding transposase — protein MIYSKEFKEEALKLSDEIGVKKTAEQLGLRYYTIADWRKNRKAQKLSPALTDTEQKNRFKELERENAELKRANDILNLIFEHGKR, from the coding sequence ATGATTTACAGTAAAGAATTCAAAGAAGAAGCGCTGAAATTATCCGATGAAATCGGAGTAAAGAAAACAGCGGAGCAATTAGGACTGCGATATTACACGATCGCGGATTGGCGGAAGAATCGCAAAGCTCAAAAGTTGAGTCCTGCGCTTACCGACACGGAACAAAAGAATCGATTCAAAGAGCTCGAACGCGAGAACGCCGAACTGAAAAGAGCCAATGATATCTTAAACTTAATATTTGAACATGGCAAAAGATAA